The following coding sequences are from one Devosia yakushimensis window:
- a CDS encoding pyrroloquinoline quinone-dependent dehydrogenase — MKSKISVLLASVAVLGLASHAYGQVDISALAPVTDEVLANPEPGDWPSYGRTIENYRYSPLDQITKDNVGQLTLVWARAMEPGNMEAAPIEYQGVLFTGNPGDVVQAIDAATGQLIWEYRRTLPDKALLNTLGEAKRGIALYEDKIYMATWDNFIVALDAKTGQVAWETDRGGGTDLVSNTTGPIVANGVVVAGSTCQYSEFGCYVTGHDAATGEELWRNSFIPNKGEEGDDTWGNSEFDQRWMTGAWGQMTYDPTLDLVYYGSTGAGPASETQRGTEGGTMFGTNTRFAVKPKTGEIVWRHQVLPRDNWDQECTYEMVPVDIDVGPSADMDGLLAIGQNASGTKRVLTGVPCKTGILWQFDAETGDFIYARSTVEQNLISSVDDTGLVTVNEAAMPLVPDVAVHMCPTFLGGRDWSPTAFNPDSKVMFVPLTNMCGDLTALDQEPTGLDVYNTEMAYKMPEGVTDAGRIDAIDVVTGKTVWSYTQQMPQYSPIVATAGGLIFTGGADRKLKAIDQETGELVWSTTLASRASGHPITYEANGRQFIAIPAGGPGFATNLITASGATDDAVSGSNTLYVFALPETK, encoded by the coding sequence ATGAAGTCGAAAATTTCTGTTCTCCTGGCATCCGTGGCGGTGCTGGGGCTAGCAAGTCACGCCTATGGCCAGGTGGATATCAGTGCTCTGGCGCCAGTGACCGACGAGGTTCTGGCCAATCCGGAACCGGGCGATTGGCCCTCTTACGGGCGCACGATCGAGAACTACCGCTATAGCCCGCTCGATCAAATTACCAAGGACAATGTCGGCCAGCTGACGCTGGTTTGGGCCCGCGCCATGGAGCCGGGCAATATGGAAGCGGCGCCGATCGAATATCAGGGCGTGCTGTTCACCGGCAATCCGGGCGATGTGGTGCAGGCCATCGATGCGGCTACGGGGCAGCTGATCTGGGAATATCGCCGCACGCTGCCGGACAAGGCATTGCTCAACACGCTGGGCGAGGCCAAGCGCGGCATCGCGCTTTATGAAGACAAGATCTATATGGCGACCTGGGACAATTTCATTGTCGCGCTCGACGCCAAGACCGGCCAGGTGGCCTGGGAAACCGATCGCGGCGGCGGCACGGACCTGGTTTCCAACACGACCGGCCCGATCGTGGCCAATGGCGTGGTGGTGGCTGGCTCGACCTGCCAATATTCCGAATTCGGCTGCTATGTCACCGGGCATGACGCGGCCACGGGCGAAGAGCTCTGGCGCAACAGCTTCATCCCCAACAAGGGTGAAGAAGGCGACGATACCTGGGGCAATTCCGAATTCGACCAGCGCTGGATGACCGGCGCCTGGGGCCAGATGACCTACGACCCCACGCTCGACCTCGTCTATTACGGCTCGACCGGCGCAGGCCCGGCTTCGGAAACCCAGCGCGGGACCGAGGGCGGCACCATGTTCGGCACCAACACGCGCTTTGCCGTGAAGCCCAAGACCGGCGAAATCGTCTGGCGTCACCAGGTTCTGCCGCGCGACAACTGGGACCAGGAATGCACCTATGAAATGGTGCCGGTGGATATCGATGTCGGGCCGAGTGCCGACATGGATGGCCTGCTCGCCATCGGCCAGAATGCCAGCGGCACCAAGCGCGTGCTGACCGGCGTGCCCTGCAAGACCGGTATCCTGTGGCAGTTCGACGCCGAAACGGGTGACTTCATCTATGCCCGTTCGACGGTCGAACAGAACCTGATTTCGTCGGTGGACGATACGGGCCTGGTCACGGTCAACGAAGCGGCGATGCCGCTGGTGCCCGATGTTGCGGTGCATATGTGCCCGACCTTCCTGGGTGGCCGCGACTGGTCGCCGACGGCGTTCAACCCGGACAGCAAGGTCATGTTCGTGCCGCTGACCAATATGTGCGGCGATCTGACCGCGCTGGACCAGGAGCCGACGGGCCTGGACGTCTACAACACCGAAATGGCCTACAAGATGCCGGAAGGCGTGACCGATGCAGGCCGTATCGATGCCATCGACGTGGTCACTGGCAAGACGGTGTGGAGCTATACCCAGCAGATGCCGCAATATTCGCCCATCGTGGCGACGGCTGGCGGGCTGATCTTCACCGGCGGGGCCGATCGCAAGCTCAAGGCTATCGATCAGGAAACGGGCGAACTGGTGTGGAGCACGACCCTGGCGTCGCGCGCCTCCGGCCATCCGATCACCTATGAAGCCAACGGCCGGCAGTTCATTGCCATCCCGGCCGGCGGCCCGGGCTTTGCGACCAACCTGATCACCGCTTCGGGTGCGACGGATGACGCGGTTTCCGGCAGCAACACGCTCTACGTGTTTGCCCTGCCCGAAACCAAGTAA
- the pstC gene encoding phosphate ABC transporter permease subunit PstC — protein MNSLIIAGLLLVLLGLAYQSGWSRGRGLATANGVKVHSRPQYHGSYVAIWTLVPALVIIGLWGWLGDGITHNFIVSQIPTETVQSLDQVGLNATIARIKALASGYGVAGEILPYEQTAGDALRSFQFITFLVVIAAAAIAGAAALFYARSRVTARHRARNAVERVINLALLACSAVAILTTVGIVASLVTEAARFFTFINPLDFFFGTVWNPNNAGTAGNWGSYGLLPLLVGTLMITFIAMLVAVPVGLMAAIYLSQYAPRQLRAIAKPIIEILAGIPTIVFGFFALVTVGPFLRDIGNFIGLSISATSALTAGVVMGIMIIPFVSSLSDDILNQVPRSLRDGAYGLGATQSETIRNVLLPAALPGIVGAFLLAVSRAVGETMIVVLAAGNSPVLRGNPFEPVATITVSIVNQLTGDTDFAGPQSLVGFALGLTLFVITLCLNIFALFIVRRFREQYE, from the coding sequence ATGAATTCCCTGATCATTGCCGGCCTGCTGCTGGTTCTGCTTGGTCTGGCCTATCAGTCAGGCTGGTCGCGCGGCCGCGGTCTTGCCACCGCGAACGGCGTCAAAGTTCACTCCCGCCCGCAATATCACGGCTCCTACGTCGCCATCTGGACGCTGGTGCCCGCCCTCGTCATCATCGGCCTCTGGGGCTGGCTGGGCGATGGCATCACCCACAATTTCATCGTTTCGCAGATCCCCACCGAGACCGTGCAGTCGCTCGATCAGGTCGGCCTCAATGCCACCATCGCGCGCATCAAGGCCCTGGCCTCCGGCTATGGCGTGGCTGGCGAGATCCTGCCCTATGAGCAAACTGCCGGCGATGCCCTGCGCTCGTTCCAGTTCATCACCTTCCTCGTCGTCATTGCCGCCGCTGCGATAGCCGGCGCCGCGGCGCTGTTCTATGCCCGCAGCCGCGTCACCGCCCGCCACCGTGCCCGCAATGCGGTCGAACGCGTCATCAACCTGGCGCTGCTCGCCTGCTCGGCCGTCGCCATCCTGACCACGGTGGGCATCGTCGCCTCGCTGGTGACGGAGGCCGCGCGCTTCTTCACCTTCATCAACCCGCTCGATTTCTTCTTCGGCACGGTCTGGAACCCCAACAATGCCGGAACCGCCGGCAATTGGGGCAGCTATGGCCTGCTGCCGCTGCTGGTCGGCACGCTGATGATCACCTTCATCGCCATGCTGGTGGCCGTGCCCGTGGGCCTGATGGCAGCGATCTATCTCAGCCAATATGCCCCCCGCCAGCTGCGCGCCATCGCCAAGCCGATCATCGAAATCCTGGCGGGCATCCCCACCATCGTCTTCGGCTTCTTCGCCCTGGTCACCGTTGGCCCCTTCCTGCGCGACATCGGCAATTTCATCGGCCTGTCCATCAGTGCCACCAGCGCGCTGACCGCGGGCGTCGTCATGGGCATCATGATCATCCCCTTCGTGTCCTCGCTCTCCGACGACATTCTCAATCAGGTGCCGCGCAGCCTGCGTGACGGCGCCTATGGCCTGGGTGCCACGCAGTCCGAAACCATCCGCAATGTGCTGCTGCCCGCCGCCCTTCCCGGCATTGTCGGCGCCTTCCTGCTGGCCGTCAGCCGCGCCGTGGGCGAAACCATGATCGTGGTGCTTGCCGCCGGCAATAGCCCCGTCCTGCGCGGCAATCCCTTCGAGCCGGTGGCCACCATCACCGTTTCCATCGTCAACCAGCTCACCGGCGATACCGACTTCGCCGGTCCCCAGTCGCTGGTCGGCTTTGCCCTGGGCCTGACGCTCTTCGTCATCACCCTCTGCCTCAATATCTTCGCACTGTTCATCGTCCGTCGCTTCCGGGAGCAATACGAATAA
- a CDS encoding DMT family transporter — translation MSSTSRLNPLHLLIAFGTGGLLTLMVFFNGELGRYGNALFSSWAAHGTGTVAALVFLALLYRHRPAAASEPKPRAPLWAYLGGISGAATVMLTSTTVNSPLALAGTLALGLAGQVVFSLAADRWGLFGLPKRRLEWRDLAAVLLILAGSALIILVGMGGRP, via the coding sequence ATGTCCTCCACATCCCGGCTCAACCCGCTGCACCTGCTGATCGCCTTCGGCACCGGCGGCCTGCTCACGTTGATGGTCTTTTTCAACGGCGAACTGGGCCGCTACGGCAATGCCCTCTTCTCCTCCTGGGCAGCGCATGGCACCGGTACCGTCGCCGCTCTCGTCTTCCTCGCCCTGCTCTACCGCCACCGTCCGGCTGCCGCTTCCGAACCAAAACCTCGCGCGCCACTCTGGGCCTATCTCGGGGGCATATCGGGCGCCGCCACGGTCATGCTGACTTCCACCACGGTAAACTCCCCGCTTGCCTTGGCCGGAACGCTGGCTCTGGGTCTGGCCGGCCAGGTCGTTTTCAGCCTCGCTGCCGACCGCTGGGGCCTGTTCGGCCTGCCCAAACGCCGCCTCGAATGGCGCGATCTCGCTGCCGTGCTCCTGATCCTGGCCGGCAGTGCCCTGATCATCCTTGTCGGCATGGGAGGACGCCCGTGA
- a CDS encoding IclR family transcriptional regulator domain-containing protein, translated as MREGDIINGLVKGLAVIECFDEEHASQSITDVANRTGLERATARRCLLTLTSLGYASYDGKFFRLTPRVLNLGHSYLAATPLPRLIQPFLEELTAATGESTSAAMLEGTDILYIARASIRRVMSINLAPGARLPAYCTSMGRVLLSALSPAKAKSVLDQSELIAYTAKTKADLATITTELAVVAAQGFAVIDEELELGLCSIAVPIFNAQGHTVAALNIGAQTARASTSHMIANFLPLMRKVQAEVRPLLR; from the coding sequence ATGCGCGAAGGCGACATCATCAACGGTCTGGTCAAGGGACTCGCTGTCATCGAATGTTTCGACGAAGAACATGCCAGCCAATCGATCACCGATGTCGCCAATCGCACCGGCCTTGAACGCGCCACCGCGCGCCGGTGCCTGCTGACCCTCACCAGCCTGGGCTATGCCAGCTATGATGGCAAATTCTTCCGCCTGACGCCGCGCGTGCTCAATCTGGGCCATTCCTATCTGGCGGCCACCCCCCTGCCCCGCCTCATCCAGCCTTTCCTCGAAGAACTCACCGCCGCCACCGGCGAAAGCACCTCCGCCGCCATGCTGGAAGGCACCGACATCCTCTACATCGCCCGCGCCTCGATCCGCCGCGTCATGTCGATCAATCTGGCCCCCGGCGCGCGCCTGCCCGCCTATTGCACCTCCATGGGCCGGGTGCTGCTGAGCGCCTTGTCGCCGGCCAAGGCCAAGTCCGTGCTCGATCAGTCCGAGCTGATCGCCTATACCGCCAAGACCAAGGCCGATCTTGCCACCATCACCACCGAACTTGCGGTCGTTGCGGCGCAGGGTTTCGCCGTGATCGACGAGGAACTCGAACTGGGCCTCTGCTCCATCGCCGTGCCGATCTTCAATGCCCAGGGCCATACGGTTGCCGCCCTCAATATCGGCGCCCAGACAGCCCGCGCCTCCACCTCCCACATGATCGCCAATTTCCTGCCGCTCATGCGCAAGGTGCAGGCGGAGGTGCGACCGTTGTTGCGGTAG
- the phoU gene encoding phosphate signaling complex protein PhoU, producing the protein MPTSGPEHIVSSYNDELVALAQSIAEMGGQVEVAIENGTKALLRLDRELADLTIIADQRIDDMQRRIDDMAVSMIARRQPMASDLRSIITAIHVASDLERVGDMAKQLARRSLKLEGLNLQPTFYNGVKNMTNLVLRQIKDALDSYSSRDSAGAIEVCNRDDEVDAMYTSLFRELLTYMMEDPRNITPCTHLLFCAKNLERIGDHATNIAERAYYLQTGKQLTSEVVELHRTQLKA; encoded by the coding sequence ATGCCCACTTCCGGCCCCGAACATATCGTCTCGTCCTACAATGACGAGCTCGTCGCCCTGGCCCAGTCGATCGCCGAAATGGGCGGTCAGGTCGAGGTCGCCATCGAGAACGGCACCAAGGCGCTGCTGCGCCTGGACCGTGAGCTGGCCGATCTCACCATCATCGCCGATCAGCGCATCGACGACATGCAGCGCCGGATCGACGACATGGCCGTCTCCATGATCGCCCGCCGCCAGCCCATGGCGTCCGACCTGCGCTCGATCATCACCGCCATCCATGTCGCTTCCGATCTCGAACGTGTCGGCGACATGGCCAAGCAGCTGGCCCGCCGCTCGCTCAAGCTCGAAGGCCTCAACCTGCAGCCGACCTTCTATAACGGCGTCAAGAACATGACCAATCTGGTCCTCCGCCAGATCAAGGATGCTCTCGACTCCTATTCGAGCCGCGACTCCGCCGGCGCCATCGAAGTGTGCAATCGCGACGACGAGGTGGACGCCATGTACACCTCCCTGTTCCGCGAATTGCTCACCTACATGATGGAAGATCCGCGCAACATCACGCCCTGCACTCACCTGTTGTTCTGTGCCAAGAACCTCGAGCGCATCGGCGACCACGCCACCAATATCGCAGAACGCGCCTATTACCTGCAGACTGGCAAGCAGCTCACATCCGAAGTGGTGGAGCTGCATCGTACCCAGCTCAAGGCCTAG
- the pstB gene encoding phosphate ABC transporter ATP-binding protein PstB, which yields MNPTDALERPIRLHAKDVTVHYGAKQALHGISIDIPDRAVTSFIGPSGCGKSTFLRCINRMNDTIEGAKVGGLIELDGENIYDPSLDVVELRARIGMVFQKPNPFPKSIYDNVAYGPKIHGLARSKTDLDEIVVSSLRKAGLFEEVKDRLNEPGTGLSGGQQQRLCIARAIAVSPEVILMDEPCSALDPIATAIIEELIDELRENYTIVIVTHSMQQAARVSQRTAFFHLGNLIEEGVTEDIFTNPVNKQTQDYIMGRIG from the coding sequence ATGAATCCCACAGACGCACTCGAACGCCCGATCCGCCTGCACGCCAAGGACGTCACCGTCCATTACGGCGCCAAGCAGGCCCTGCACGGCATCTCGATCGACATTCCCGACCGTGCTGTCACCTCCTTCATCGGCCCCTCGGGCTGCGGCAAGTCGACCTTCCTGCGCTGCATCAACCGCATGAACGACACCATCGAAGGTGCCAAGGTCGGCGGCCTGATCGAGCTGGATGGCGAGAACATCTACGATCCCAGCCTCGACGTCGTGGAACTGCGCGCCCGCATCGGCATGGTGTTTCAGAAGCCCAACCCCTTCCCCAAGTCGATCTATGACAACGTCGCCTATGGCCCCAAGATTCACGGCCTGGCCCGCTCCAAGACCGACCTTGACGAGATCGTGGTATCTTCCCTGCGCAAGGCGGGCCTGTTCGAGGAAGTCAAGGACCGCCTCAACGAACCCGGCACCGGCCTGTCCGGTGGCCAGCAGCAGCGCCTCTGCATTGCCCGCGCCATCGCCGTCAGCCCCGAAGTGATCCTGATGGACGAGCCCTGCTCGGCCCTCGACCCCATCGCCACCGCCATCATCGAGGAACTGATCGATGAGCTGCGCGAGAACTACACCATCGTCATCGTGACGCACTCCATGCAGCAGGCCGCCCGCGTCAGCCAGCGCACGGCCTTCTTCCACCTGGGCAATCTGATCGAGGAAGGCGTCACCGAAGACATCTTCACCAATCCGGTCAACAAGCAGACCCAGGACTACATCATGGGCCGCATCGGCTGA
- a CDS encoding c-type cytochrome — protein MKANSFYLAAALALSAIALPAYAQHSMTPEQKAEAAAKKAEAEAAAAAAAAPAEPVASGDVDTSERTIWDGVFTAAQAEAGKALYTTNCQTCHGATGRGGPGGPAITGAFFNKNWVDSSVLDFYTFAHTQMPPGKAGTIGNEQDYVNIVAYVLEMHGADPGASEMVYNEDQLGNIFIVKKP, from the coding sequence TTGAAAGCCAATTCATTCTATCTTGCCGCCGCCCTGGCGCTGTCGGCTATTGCCCTGCCTGCCTATGCTCAGCACTCCATGACGCCGGAACAGAAGGCCGAGGCCGCTGCCAAAAAGGCCGAAGCCGAAGCGGCTGCTGCCGCGGCAGCAGCGCCTGCCGAACCTGTCGCCAGCGGCGATGTCGACACCAGCGAGCGCACCATCTGGGATGGCGTGTTCACGGCGGCGCAGGCTGAGGCTGGTAAAGCCCTTTACACTACCAATTGCCAGACCTGCCATGGCGCGACCGGACGCGGGGGCCCTGGAGGCCCGGCGATCACGGGCGCATTCTTCAACAAGAACTGGGTCGATAGCTCGGTGCTGGATTTCTACACTTTCGCCCACACCCAGATGCCGCCCGGCAAGGCCGGCACGATCGGCAATGAGCAGGACTACGTCAATATCGTCGCCTATGTGCTGGAAATGCACGGCGCCGATCCTGGCGCGAGCGAGATGGTCTATAACGAAGACCAATTGGGCAATATTTTCATCGTCAAAAAGCCCTGA
- a CDS encoding DMT family transporter codes for MIVPILYAVLAGLLVGLSRQLNGRLALSSSPLIASFWNHLVGFVALTALGLAIGGLIPAGAADAPWHAYIGGPIGVIFVASGSWLIPRIGAVNTALLVIGGQMVSGVLLDLARGAPSTLWASALGVVLILGGMALTQRRR; via the coding sequence GTGATCGTCCCCATCCTCTATGCCGTGCTGGCCGGGCTTCTGGTCGGCCTCAGCCGCCAGCTCAATGGGCGCCTAGCCCTTTCAAGCTCCCCATTGATCGCCTCGTTCTGGAACCACCTTGTGGGCTTCGTCGCGCTTACCGCGCTGGGCCTCGCCATTGGCGGCCTGATCCCGGCCGGAGCGGCCGACGCCCCCTGGCACGCCTATATCGGCGGCCCCATCGGCGTCATCTTCGTCGCCTCCGGCAGCTGGCTCATTCCCCGTATCGGCGCAGTCAACACCGCTCTTCTGGTCATCGGCGGCCAGATGGTTTCCGGCGTCCTGCTCGACCTCGCCCGCGGTGCCCCCTCGACCCTTTGGGCCAGCGCGCTAGGAGTAGTGCTCATCCTGGGCGGCATGGCGCTGACACAGCGGCGGCGGTAG
- the pstA gene encoding phosphate ABC transporter permease PstA has translation MADTLSTTAPASNDRTRLIRASLSRRHLSESIFRGLGLAAIIVALGFVALLFVDIVRKGIPAFTQSNLHLSVTFDPEIISVDPAPVRAAGQSEADFQAANLKWQRDVAMLNWNKVIEASLRAAAPAGYEIDTRQILTIAETDARHRVRELFVKDPTLLGKTVQVDVLASANADNWIKGNINRDLGDAQQQLSAPARGLIDQYETNGTITSGFAWSIFTNVDSRAAPASAGLLGAFVGTLWMMLVVILLAVPIGVASAIYLEEFAPKSRLTDLIEVNINNLAAVPSIVFGLLGAAVFINYMHLPISAPIVGGLVLTLMTLPTIIIATRGALLGVSPALRQAALGMGASKTQMVFHHVLPVTFPSILTATILGVAHALGETAPLLLIGMKAFVAAVPATPLDQATALPVQIYLWQGNENRNFFEPRTAAAIMVLLVVMIMLNGVAIYLRSKLEKRA, from the coding sequence ATGGCCGACACGCTCTCCACCACCGCCCCGGCGTCCAACGACCGCACCCGCCTGATCCGCGCCAGCCTGTCCCGGCGCCACCTCAGCGAGTCGATTTTCCGCGGACTTGGCCTTGCCGCCATCATTGTGGCTCTCGGCTTCGTCGCCCTGCTCTTCGTCGATATCGTGCGCAAGGGCATCCCCGCGTTCACGCAGTCCAATCTGCACCTGTCGGTCACCTTCGACCCCGAAATTATCAGCGTGGACCCCGCTCCGGTTCGGGCGGCGGGTCAATCCGAGGCCGATTTCCAGGCAGCCAATCTCAAATGGCAGCGTGATGTTGCCATGCTGAACTGGAACAAGGTCATCGAAGCATCGCTGCGCGCCGCCGCGCCGGCCGGCTACGAGATCGATACCCGCCAGATCCTGACCATTGCCGAAACCGATGCCCGCCATCGCGTCCGCGAGCTTTTCGTCAAAGACCCCACCCTGCTCGGCAAAACCGTCCAGGTCGACGTGCTGGCTTCCGCCAATGCCGATAACTGGATCAAGGGCAATATCAATCGCGACCTGGGCGATGCCCAGCAGCAGCTTTCGGCCCCGGCCCGCGGCCTGATCGATCAATATGAGACCAATGGCACCATCACCTCCGGCTTTGCCTGGTCGATCTTCACCAATGTCGATAGCCGCGCCGCGCCTGCCAGTGCCGGTCTGCTCGGCGCCTTTGTCGGCACGCTGTGGATGATGCTGGTCGTTATCCTGCTTGCCGTGCCGATCGGGGTGGCCAGCGCCATCTACCTCGAAGAATTCGCGCCCAAATCGCGCCTCACCGATCTCATCGAAGTCAATATCAACAATCTCGCCGCCGTGCCCTCCATCGTCTTCGGTCTGCTCGGCGCTGCGGTATTCATCAACTACATGCACCTGCCCATCTCCGCCCCCATCGTCGGCGGTCTGGTGCTGACCCTGATGACCCTGCCCACCATCATCATCGCCACCCGCGGTGCGCTTCTCGGCGTCTCCCCCGCCCTGCGCCAGGCGGCGCTCGGCATGGGTGCCAGCAAGACGCAGATGGTGTTCCATCACGTGCTGCCGGTCACCTTCCCCTCGATCCTGACCGCCACCATCCTGGGCGTTGCCCATGCGCTGGGCGAAACGGCTCCCCTGCTGCTGATCGGCATGAAGGCCTTCGTCGCCGCCGTGCCCGCCACCCCGCTCGACCAGGCCACCGCTCTGCCGGTCCAGATCTATCTCTGGCAGGGCAATGAAAACCGCAATTTCTTCGAACCCCGCACCGCCGCCGCGATCATGGTGCTTCTCGTCGTCATGATCATGCTCAACGGCGTCGCGATTTATCTCCGCTCGAAGCTCGAAAAGCGCGCATAG
- a CDS encoding substrate-binding domain-containing protein: MKTALYASAAVIALAAFGTTAAFAQSRDTIQIAGSSTVLPFASIVAEEFGAAFPEFKTPVVGSGGTGGGLKQFCEGVGDNTIDIANASREIKDSEREACTAAGVTDIREIQFGYDGIVFASAASGPDFALTPVQVYKAIAAKVPVDGALVDNPYTKWSEIDASLPDQPIALAIPGTNHGTREVFQLEVVDAGAEEAGLPEGLTEEEHTAALTTFRQDVVVEISGDYTETLARLTSNPNTVGVFGLSFYDQNKDTLKVATVNGITPSNETVAAGEYPVSRPLFFYVKGQHIGTIPGIEEYVQFFLSESAAGGSLEAAGLIPQPEEKTAEVLAAFEAGAQ, translated from the coding sequence ATGAAAACCGCACTTTACGCCAGTGCTGCAGTCATCGCGCTTGCCGCGTTTGGCACCACCGCCGCCTTCGCCCAGTCGCGCGACACCATCCAGATCGCCGGCTCGTCCACCGTTCTGCCCTTCGCCTCGATCGTGGCCGAGGAATTCGGCGCGGCTTTCCCCGAATTCAAGACCCCTGTGGTTGGCTCGGGCGGCACCGGCGGCGGTCTCAAGCAGTTCTGTGAAGGCGTTGGTGACAACACCATCGACATCGCCAATGCCAGCCGCGAGATCAAGGACAGCGAGCGCGAAGCTTGCACCGCCGCTGGCGTGACCGACATCCGTGAAATCCAGTTCGGCTATGACGGCATCGTCTTCGCCTCGGCCGCTTCGGGCCCCGATTTCGCTCTCACCCCCGTCCAGGTCTACAAGGCCATCGCTGCCAAGGTGCCGGTTGACGGCGCTCTGGTCGACAATCCCTACACCAAGTGGTCGGAAATCGACGCTTCGCTCCCCGATCAGCCGATCGCCCTGGCCATCCCGGGCACCAATCACGGCACCCGTGAAGTGTTCCAGCTCGAAGTCGTCGACGCTGGCGCCGAAGAAGCTGGTCTTCCCGAAGGCCTGACCGAAGAAGAACACACCGCAGCCCTCACCACGTTCCGTCAGGACGTGGTTGTGGAAATCTCGGGCGACTACACCGAGACCCTGGCTCGCCTGACGTCCAACCCCAACACTGTTGGCGTGTTCGGCCTCAGCTTCTACGATCAGAACAAGGACACCCTGAAGGTCGCGACCGTTAACGGCATCACCCCTTCGAACGAAACCGTCGCCGCTGGCGAATACCCGGTTTCCCGCCCGCTGTTCTTCTACGTCAAGGGCCAGCACATCGGCACCATCCCCGGCATCGAAGAATACGTGCAGTTCTTCCTCTCCGAATCGGCTGCTGGCGGCTCGCTTGAAGCTGCTGGCCTGATCCCCCAGCCGGAAGAAAAGACCGCTGAAGTGCTTGCCGCTTTCGAAGCCGGCGCACAATAA
- the phoB gene encoding phosphate regulon transcriptional regulator PhoB, with product MPATILVVEDEGDIAILLRYNLEAEGFRVVTAETGDEAQSQIHEKLPDLILLDWMLPEISGIELCRRLRAREETARVPIIMLTARGEEEERVRGLSTGADDYIVKPFSVPELIARIHALLRRANPNLVTAALKVGDLELDRTTHRVRRANRDVHLGPTEYRLLEYLMRHPGRVYSREQLLDGVWGNDVYVDERTVDVHIGRLRRAINRGRESDPIRTVRGAGYAFDERFAQVA from the coding sequence ATGCCGGCAACTATTCTCGTCGTCGAGGACGAAGGCGATATCGCCATCCTCCTGCGCTACAATCTCGAAGCCGAAGGTTTCCGCGTCGTCACCGCGGAAACCGGGGATGAGGCCCAGAGCCAGATCCACGAAAAGCTGCCCGACCTCATCCTGCTCGATTGGATGCTGCCGGAGATTTCGGGTATCGAACTCTGCCGGCGCCTGCGTGCTCGCGAGGAAACCGCCCGCGTGCCGATCATCATGCTCACCGCCCGTGGCGAAGAGGAAGAGCGCGTTCGCGGTCTTTCGACCGGCGCCGACGACTATATCGTCAAGCCCTTCTCCGTGCCTGAGCTGATCGCCCGCATTCATGCCCTGCTGCGCCGCGCCAATCCCAATCTGGTAACGGCCGCCCTCAAGGTCGGCGATCTCGAGCTCGACCGCACCACCCACCGCGTCCGCCGCGCCAATCGCGACGTCCATCTCGGCCCCACCGAATACCGCCTGCTCGAATATCTCATGCGCCATCCCGGCCGAGTCTATTCGCGCGAGCAATTGCTCGATGGCGTCTGGGGCAACGATGTCTATGTCGATGAGCGCACCGTCGACGTGCATATCGGCCGTCTCCGCCGCGCCATCAATCGCGGCCGCGAATCCGACCCTATCCGCACCGTCCGCGGCGCCGGCTACGCCTTCGACGAACGCTTCGCCCAAGTCGCCTGA